In Helianthus annuus cultivar XRQ/B chromosome 9, HanXRQr2.0-SUNRISE, whole genome shotgun sequence, the following are encoded in one genomic region:
- the LOC110876481 gene encoding uncharacterized protein LOC110876481 has translation MEDVLCTGSGLNQEMALLRPGDTRWNSHYKTLLLNIMEVLGCIVETGQTLPCGGQANKLLEDMKKYDFVFYIHLMEHILNITHTLSKCLQRKEQDLMNAVKLVSSTKNQLEKFRLEGFNEFLEKLTLFVTYLQIQEFGNRFNDVTSEPLLCMSCLSPCDNFSAFDIPNILKLAEKYPYDFDEAEKRRLPVQLGNYIDFVKKDKQFANFDGLSSLVRERLA, from the exons ATGGAAGACGTGCTTTGTACCGGAAGTGGCTTGAATCAAGAAATGGCACTTTTAAGACCCGGAGATACACGTTGGAATTCCCACTACAAAACGCTTTTGTTAAACATTATGGAAGTTCTTGGATGTATAGTAGAAACGGGTCAAACTCTTCCTTGTGGTGGACAAGCGAACAAACTTCTAGAGGATATGAAAAAATACGATTTTGTATTTTACATACACTTGATGGAGCATATTCTAAACATCACACACACATTGTCCAAATGTCTACAAAGAAAAGAACAAGATTTGATGAATGCAGTTAAACTGGTTTCTTCCACCAAAAACCAACTTGAAAAGTTTAGGTTGGAAGGATTTAATGAGTTCTTGGAGAAGTTAACTCTTTTTGTGACAT ATTTGCAAATTCAAGAATTTGGGAACCGTTTTAACGATGTAACATCGGAACCACTTCTTTGTATGAGTTGTTTGAGTCCGTGTGATAATTTTAGTGCGTTTGACATTCCAAATATACTAAAACTAGCCGAAAAGTATCCATATGATTTTGATGAAGCCGAAAAACGAAGGCTTCCGGTTCAACTCGGAAACTATATTGATTTTGTGAAAAAAGATAAACAATTCGCCAACTTTGATGGTTTATCAAGTCTTGTAAg agaaagacttGCTTAA